AACGGGCTGAAGGACACGCCGGTCCGCACCGAGGTGAAGTAGGCCGGCACGTCCCGACCCTGTCTCCGCCTCTCCATTCCGTCATCCTGAGGTGCGAGCGCAGCGAGCCTCGAAGGATGAATCGGCCCCGCTAGTGGCCGTCGATCCTTCGAGACGCCGCTGCGCGGCTCCTCAGGATGACGGGGATGGAGGGCGCGCATCCTCTGGGCGACATCTGGGCATGCTGCATAATTCTGCGCCATTTCGCCGGACGGTTCCGGTGCGAGCTATATAACTCATTATATTAAAAGAGATTTTTTTCCCGCCGGCGGCAGCCGCGCTTGGCATATCCATTGCTTTTAGTTGCACCAGTCAATGACGACTGCCGTTCTCCGGATTGCCGAAGCCAGTGCTGGCCGCGGCGAGGGGATCAAGGCGCCCGGCCCGGGCGCCGCGAGCAATCGTTGCACCCCATCTCCCCGGACGGACGAACATTGCAACCAACCCGCGTCGCTTCCGGCAGGCAACCGGCGCGGCCGAATTGCGCAAGGGGAATTCACGAATGGCCTATCTCGCACCGTCCGAATTCGTCACCAAGATGGTGGACGCCGGCGAATCCAAGATCTTCATGTCGACGCGCGACACCGTGATCCGCGCCTATATGGCCGGCGCGATCCTCGCGCTGGCTGCCTGGTTCGCCGTGACGATCAACGTCAACACGGGGCAGCCGCTGGTCGGCGCATTGCTGTTTCCGGTCGGCTTCGTGATGCTCTATCTCTTGGGCTTCGACCTGCTGACGGGCGTGTTCGTGCTATCGCCGCTGGCGCTGCTCGACAAGCGGCCCGGCGTCACGCTCGGCGGCGTGCTGCGCAACTGGGGCCTCGTCTTCATCGGCAACTTCGCCGGCGCGCTGACGGTGGCGTTCATGATGGCGTTCGTGACCACCTTCGGCTTCACGCAGGAGCCGGACAAGGTAGGCATGACCATCGGAAACGTCGGCGAGGCGCGAACGCTGGGCTATGCGGCGCACGGCGCGGCGGGCATGGCTACCCTGTTCATCCGCGGCATGCTCTGCAACTGGATGGTCTCGACCGGCGTGGTCGGCGCCATGATCTCGACGACCGTGCCCGGCAAGGTCATTGCGATGTGGATGCCGATCCTGGTGTTCTTCTACATGGTGTTCGAGCATTCGGTGGTGAACATGTTCCTGTTCCCGTCGGGACTGATGCTCCATGCGAAGTTCTCGATCATGGACTATTTGATCTGGAACGAAATCCCGACCGTGCTCGGCAACCTCGCCGGCGGCCTCGCCTTCACCGGGCTCACGCTCTACACCACGCATGTGAAGACGGCGCCGAAGCGCCAGCGCCTCGCGGCTTGATCCCGGGCGGCTTATGGGGCTCTCCTGTCACGGAGGGCCCCATTCGCATTGGGACGGTCGATGCCGCGCGCGCTGACAATATCGGTCGGGCAATTCTCTGATCAGGGCCGCAAGGACACCAATCAGGATTTCCACGGCGTCTTGATCCCCGACGAGCCGCTGCTCGGCCTGAAGGGCATCGCCGTGGTGCTTGCCGACGGCATCTCCTCGAGCAGCGTCAGCCGCATCGCCGCGGAGTCCGCGGTCAAGAGCTTCCTGACCGATTATTACTGCACCTCGGAATCCTGGTCGGTGAAGACCTCGGCGCAGCGGGTGCTGGAGGCGACCAATTCCTGGCTCCACGCGCAAACGAGACGCAGCCAGAACCCCTACGACAAGGACAAGGGTTACGTCTGCACGCTGAGCGCGCTGGTGATCCGCTCGACCACGGCGCATCTGTTCCATGTCGGCGACTCCAGGATCTACCGCGTCGCCGGCAACAGCCTCGAGCAATTGACCAACGACCACCGCGTCGTGCTGTCGTCGCAGCAGAGCTATCTCGGCCGCGCGCTCGGCGTGAACCCGCAGCTCGAGATCGACTACCAGAATCTGCGGCTGGAGCCGGGCGACACCTTCCTGCTGGTCACCGACGGCATCTACGAGCACGTTCCGGCGCGGCAGCTGGCGAAGGCGATCAGGGACGGCGCCGCCGATCTCGACGCCGCCGCGAAGTCGATCGTGGAGCAGGCCTATGAGAACGGCAGCCCGGACAACCTCACCGCGCAGATCATCCGGATCGACGAATTGCCTGACGGCGACGCCAGCGAGGTGTTCGGCCAGCGCACCGAGCTGCCGCTG
This Bradyrhizobium sp. CCBAU 53421 DNA region includes the following protein-coding sequences:
- a CDS encoding formate/nitrite transporter family protein codes for the protein MAYLAPSEFVTKMVDAGESKIFMSTRDTVIRAYMAGAILALAAWFAVTINVNTGQPLVGALLFPVGFVMLYLLGFDLLTGVFVLSPLALLDKRPGVTLGGVLRNWGLVFIGNFAGALTVAFMMAFVTTFGFTQEPDKVGMTIGNVGEARTLGYAAHGAAGMATLFIRGMLCNWMVSTGVVGAMISTTVPGKVIAMWMPILVFFYMVFEHSVVNMFLFPSGLMLHAKFSIMDYLIWNEIPTVLGNLAGGLAFTGLTLYTTHVKTAPKRQRLAA